A window from Cydia pomonella isolate Wapato2018A unplaced genomic scaffold, ilCydPomo1 PGA_scaffold_78, whole genome shotgun sequence encodes these proteins:
- the LOC133534289 gene encoding ankyrin-2-like, producing MESPLEDNLYKAVQSADQASIVCLLDRGANPNKITKNGKTSLGEACNIGNISIVKLLVNTTKSRQTTHSSRKRHLKTHKRKIKNDGSQEETLTKYKNPSDRKCMGLQLENIGPSQTSNRDVNRGYFVFIHSDGSSSDESRITSLLSPLSPVSLTPSPQDDLEWDEEIGNVAPTTSEDETWTSMYKWYASILECTGAAIASQSIEIYGIDQQDAFMRTALHYAAERGHAEVVRLLLDAGSKVEVMAGDGSTPLHVAVIKNHPEIVKMLLLAGCHVNNKTHEKMTPLHYAASNGFIDLVKMLVNNGANLEARDTSERTALFLAAGRGHVDVVKYLISVGANVNGEEIHGYTPLCEAVWRRFPEVVEVLLLSRARITHSHKLLHYAIIQRQEEIVKMLANYGGALNLHNDNGDTPLLLAVRLSQPRVARILLEKGAHVNSCNSITGATALHIAVESIDCPTIFEELLTCLLEYRIDMNAIALTGDTALNRALLLHKDHAAVLQIRYGANVNACDLHSCGLDNLSIASRRRSNNLARMLIKAGHHITTPDPTSAVPKQGTTAHWLYHTSRQPHSLSDICRMQIRSMAMKKILFQYISTLPLPTSLRRFLMMEDEGL from the exons ATGGAAAGTCCATTAGAGGATAATTTATACAAAGCAGTACAATCTGCAGACCAAGCATCGATTGTGTGCCTTCTAGACagag GCGCAAACCCAAATAAGATAACAAAAAATGGCAAAACTTCGTTAGGTGAAGCATGCAATATAGGAAATATAAGTATAGTCAAATTACTGGTTAATACAACAAAATCTAGACAAACTACACATTCAAGTAGAAAGCGTCATTTAAAAACTCACAAGCGCAAGATAAAGAATGATGGGTCTCAGGAAGAAACACTTACTAAATACAAGAACCCCAGTGATAGAAAATGTATGGGTTTGCAACTTGAAAATATAGGCCCCAGTCAGACTTCTAATAGAGATGTCAACCGCGGATACTTTGTGTTCATACACAGTGATGGCTCAAGTAGTGATGAGAGTAGAATCACAAGCTTGCTGTCTCCTTTGAGCCCAGTATCGTTGACACCCTCACCACAGGATGACTTGGAGTGGGATGAAGAGATTGGCAATGTGGCTCCTACCACCAGTGAAGATGAGACTTGGACTTCAATGTATAA ATGGTATGCTTCCATATTAGAATGCACTGGTGCAGCAATTGCATCACAATCAATAGAGATTTATGGGATTGATCAGCAAGATGCTTTTATGAGAACTGCATTACACTATGCAGCTGAACGGGGACATGCAGAGGTAGTGAGATTGTTGTTAGATGCAG GAAGCAAAGTGGAAGTTATGGCCGGCGATGGTTCCACCCCTCTACACGTCGCCGTTATTAAGAATCACCCGGAGATTGTGAAAATGCTGTTGTTGGCAGGCTGCCATGTCAACAACAAGACTCATGAGAAAATGACGCCGTTACACTATGCAGCTTCTAATGGATTTATTGATTTG gtcaaAATGCTAGTAAACAATGGTGCTAACTTGGAAGCCAGGGACACCAGTGAGCGCACAGCTCTGTTCCTAGCGGCCGGCAGAGGGCATGTTGATGTGGTCAAATACCTCATATCAGTTGGAGCTAATGTTAACGGCGAGGAAATTCATG GATACACGCCTCTTTGTGAGGCGGTTTGGCGCAGATTTCCGGAAGTAGTCGAAGTATTGTTATTGTCCAGAGCTCGAATAACACATTCCCACAAACTTTTACATTATGCAATAATACAAAGACAG GAGGAAATTGTGAAAATGCTTGCAAATTACGGCGGAGCGTTGAATCTCCACAACGATAATGGCGACACGCCTCTGCTGCTGGCGGTGAGGTTGTCACAGCCTAGGGTTGCCAGAATCTTGCTGGAAAAGG GGGCCCACGTTAATTCATGTAACAGCATAACTGGAGCCACCGCACTTCACATAGCTGTTGAAAGTATAGACTGTCCTACAATATTTGAGGAATTGCTAACCTGCCTTCTAGAGTATAGGATAGATATGAACGCAATAGCGCTTACCGGCGACACTGCCCTGAACAGAGcattattattacacaa AGACCACGCGGCGGTGTTGCAAATTCGCTACGGAGCCAACGTCAATGCCTGTGATTTGCATTCCTGCGGTTTAGACAACCTATCAATAGCGAGTAGGCGACGCTCGAATAATCTAGCTCGTATGCTAATAAAGGCTGGTCATCATATAACTACACCTGATCCTACTTCAGCGGTCCCTAAACAGGGCACAACAGCCCACTGGCTATATCATACCAGCAGACAACCACATAGCCTATCAGATATTTGTAGAATGCAAATTAGATCTATggctatgaaaaaaatattatttcaatatatatCAACACTGCCTTTACCCACGAGCTTAAGAAGATTCCTAATGATGGAAGATGAAGGTCTATAG